In the Oncorhynchus tshawytscha isolate Ot180627B linkage group LG17, Otsh_v2.0, whole genome shotgun sequence genome, one interval contains:
- the LOC112217003 gene encoding DNA damage-regulated autophagy modulator protein 1 isoform X3, with translation MSQCSEIGAEPPESCIFGLMTVITAFAGMATMYTRYKFLEKLNETAGGVPPALNQGAFWIGMLSCLGMCFVATFQETTIIQVHDAGAILFFVSGVLYTILQSIISYKAFPYGCSLALCRVRTGMATMAFLAVPPTIICALLHRTEDKDNVFHLVSAVSEWIMVFSFIFFFFTYIHDFKKFTLKLRTEFVS, from the exons ATGTCACAATGCAG TGAAATTGGGGCTGAACCCCCAGAGAGTTGTATCTTTGGCTTGATGACGGTCATCACTGCATTTGCAG GTATGGCCACCATGTATACCAGATACAAGTTTCTGGAGAAGCTCAATGAGACAGCAGGTGGTGTACCCCCAGCACTGAACCAGGGTGCTTTCTGGATTGGAATGCTTTCTTGTTTGGGGATGTGTTTTGTCGCTACTTTCCAG GAAACAACAATTATTCAAGTTCATGATGCAGGTGCAATACTCTTCTTCGTTTCTGGTGTGTTGTACACCATCCTCCAGTCCATTATATCCTATAAGGCCTTCCCCTATGGATGTTCCTTGGCCTTGTGTCGTGTGCGCACAGGAATGGCAACCATGGCCTTCCTGGCAGTCCCCCCCA CTATTATCTGTGCCTTACTGCATAGAACTGAAGACAAG GACAATGTGTTCCATCTGGTGAGTGCTGTGAGTGAGTGGATCATGGTCTTCagcttcatcttcttcttcttcacctacATCCATGACTTTAAA AAGTTTACTCTGAAGCTGAGAACAGAGTTTGTTTCCTGA
- the LOC112217003 gene encoding DNA damage-regulated autophagy modulator protein 1 isoform X2, with amino-acid sequence MFWFMDMKGMCFLPVFLVIWSSSTFIVSYIIALFEHDLGFILPYISEIGAEPPESCIFGLMTVITAFAGMATMYTRYKFLEKLNETAGGVPPALNQGAFWIGMLSCLGMCFVATFQETTIIQVHDAGAILFFVSGVLYTILQSIISYKAFPYGCSLALCRVRTGMATMAFLAVPPTIICALLHRTEDKKFTLKLRTEFVS; translated from the exons ATGTTTTGGTTCATGGACATGAAGGGAATGTGCTTTTTACCAGTTTTCTTGGTCATCTGGTCATCCAGCACGTTTATTGTCTCCTACATAATTGCATTGTTCGAGCATGATTTGGGTTTCATCTTACCCTATATAAG TGAAATTGGGGCTGAACCCCCAGAGAGTTGTATCTTTGGCTTGATGACGGTCATCACTGCATTTGCAG GTATGGCCACCATGTATACCAGATACAAGTTTCTGGAGAAGCTCAATGAGACAGCAGGTGGTGTACCCCCAGCACTGAACCAGGGTGCTTTCTGGATTGGAATGCTTTCTTGTTTGGGGATGTGTTTTGTCGCTACTTTCCAG GAAACAACAATTATTCAAGTTCATGATGCAGGTGCAATACTCTTCTTCGTTTCTGGTGTGTTGTACACCATCCTCCAGTCCATTATATCCTATAAGGCCTTCCCCTATGGATGTTCCTTGGCCTTGTGTCGTGTGCGCACAGGAATGGCAACCATGGCCTTCCTGGCAGTCCCCCCCA CTATTATCTGTGCCTTACTGCATAGAACTGAAGACAAG AAGTTTACTCTGAAGCTGAGAACAGAGTTTGTTTCCTGA
- the LOC112217003 gene encoding DNA damage-regulated autophagy modulator protein 1 isoform X1, translating to MFWFMDMKGMCFLPVFLVIWSSSTFIVSYIIALFEHDLGFILPYISEIGAEPPESCIFGLMTVITAFAGMATMYTRYKFLEKLNETAGGVPPALNQGAFWIGMLSCLGMCFVATFQETTIIQVHDAGAILFFVSGVLYTILQSIISYKAFPYGCSLALCRVRTGMATMAFLAVPPTIICALLHRTEDKDNVFHLVSAVSEWIMVFSFIFFFFTYIHDFKKFTLKLRTEFVS from the exons ATGTTTTGGTTCATGGACATGAAGGGAATGTGCTTTTTACCAGTTTTCTTGGTCATCTGGTCATCCAGCACGTTTATTGTCTCCTACATAATTGCATTGTTCGAGCATGATTTGGGTTTCATCTTACCCTATATAAG TGAAATTGGGGCTGAACCCCCAGAGAGTTGTATCTTTGGCTTGATGACGGTCATCACTGCATTTGCAG GTATGGCCACCATGTATACCAGATACAAGTTTCTGGAGAAGCTCAATGAGACAGCAGGTGGTGTACCCCCAGCACTGAACCAGGGTGCTTTCTGGATTGGAATGCTTTCTTGTTTGGGGATGTGTTTTGTCGCTACTTTCCAG GAAACAACAATTATTCAAGTTCATGATGCAGGTGCAATACTCTTCTTCGTTTCTGGTGTGTTGTACACCATCCTCCAGTCCATTATATCCTATAAGGCCTTCCCCTATGGATGTTCCTTGGCCTTGTGTCGTGTGCGCACAGGAATGGCAACCATGGCCTTCCTGGCAGTCCCCCCCA CTATTATCTGTGCCTTACTGCATAGAACTGAAGACAAG GACAATGTGTTCCATCTGGTGAGTGCTGTGAGTGAGTGGATCATGGTCTTCagcttcatcttcttcttcttcacctacATCCATGACTTTAAA AAGTTTACTCTGAAGCTGAGAACAGAGTTTGTTTCCTGA